From Oryza sativa Japonica Group chromosome 4, ASM3414082v1, one genomic window encodes:
- the LOC4335108 gene encoding probable amidase At4g34880 — translation MAQRRLLLAIMALAAVAAATGFEFHEATVDAIQLGFSNGSLTSTALVRFYLDQITRLNPLLHAVIEVNPDALAQAARADDERATGRRCGPLHGVPVLLKDNIATRDRLNTTAGSFALLGSVVPRDAGVAARLRAAGAVILGKASLTEWSAYRPAPNGWSARGGQTLNPYVRSFTPCGSSSGSAVAAAANMAAVTLGTETDGSILCPASLNSVVGIKPTVGLTSRAGVVPISPRQDSVGPICRTVSDAVHVLDAIVGYDALDAEATGAASKYIPNGGYGQFLRMDGFKGKRIGIPNGFFTQEIFEKKQLRAYQKHIQLMRKHGAMVIENIDIAKNLTEVQNVLFSNEHIAMIAEFKLSLNAYLSDLLYSPVRSLADVIAFNKAHPVEERLKDFGQPYFIEAEKTNGIGPVEKASIQHLNKLSADGLEKLMRMHQLDAIVTPNDNGRVFFAVSGMPAITVPAGYDSQGVPFGTCFGGLKGYEPRLIEMAYAYEQATKVRMMPGFKM, via the exons ATGGCTCAGCGGCGGCTGCTACTCGCCATCATggctctcgccgccgtcgccgccgccaccggcttcGAGTTCCACGAGGCCACCGTCGACGCCATCCAGCTCGGCTTCAGCAACGGCAGCCTCACCTCCACGGCGCTCGTCCGCTTCTACCTCGACCAGATCACCCGCCTCAACCCGCTCCTCCACGCCGTCATCGAGGTCAACCCCGACGCGCTCGCCCAGGCGGCgcgcgccgacgacgagcgcgcCACCGGTCGCCGCTGCGGGCCGCTCCACGGCGTCCCCGTCCTGCTCAAGGACAACATCGCGACACGCGACCGGCTCAACACGACGGCCGGGTCGTTCGCGCTGCTCGGCTCCGTCGTCCCCCGCGACGCCGGCGTGGCGgctcgcctccgcgccgccggcgccgttaTCCTCGGTAAGGCCAGCCTCACCGAGTGGTCCGCTTACCGCCCCGCCCCGAACGGCTGGAGCGCCCGCGGCGGCCAGACACTG AATCCGTACGTGCGCTCGTTCACCCCGTGCGGATCGAGCAGCggttcggcggtggcggcggcggcgaacatgGCGGCGGTGACGCTGGGGACGGAGACCGACGGGTCTATACTGTGCCCAGCGTCGCTGAATTCGGTGGTCGGGATTAAGCCGACGGTTGGGCTCACCAGCCGCGCCGGCGTCGTCCCCATCTCCCCTCGACAGGACAGTGTTGG GCCAATATGTCGGACAGTGTCGGATGCTGTCCATGTGTTGGATGCCATTGTTGGGTATGATGCACTTGACGCTGAAGCCACTGGAGCAGCATCCAAGTACATTCCTAATGGTGGATATGGACAATTCTTAAGGATGGATGGATTCAAAGGCAAGAGGATTGGTATTCCCAACGGCTTCTTCACTCAAGAAATATTTGAGAAGAAACAGCTGAGGGCATAccaaaaacatattcaattaaTGAG GAAACATGGAGCCATGGTGATTGAGAACATCGACATCGCAAAAAATCTGACTGAAGTACAGAATGTTCTTTTTTCCAACGAGCATATCGCAATGATAGCAGAGTTCAAGTTAAGCTTGAATGCTTATTTGTCCGACTTGTTGTATTCCCCAGTTCGTTCCCTTGCAGATGTCATAGCATTCAACAAGGCACATCCGGTGGAG GAGAGGCTTAAAGATTTTGGACAACCCTATTTTATTGAAGCCGAAAAGACCAACGGCATTGGACCGGTGGAGAAAGCTTCAATCCAACATCTCAATAAGCTGTCTGCTGATGGGCTGGAGAAGTTGATGAGGATGCACCAGTTGGATGCGATTGTCACGCCCAATGACAACGGGAGAGTCTTCTTCGCCGTCAGTGGCATGCCAGCGATCACCGTGCCGGCTGGGTACGACAGTCAAGGAGTGCCATTTGGTACTTGCTTCGGTGGATTGAAGGGCTATGAGCCAAGGCTGATTGAAATGGCCTATGCTTATGAGCAAGCTACCAAAGTTCGAATGATGCCTGGCTTCAAGATGTAG